In a single window of the Eleginops maclovinus isolate JMC-PN-2008 ecotype Puerto Natales chromosome 6, JC_Emac_rtc_rv5, whole genome shotgun sequence genome:
- the LOC134865926 gene encoding tensin-3-like has translation MEEGYELDLTYITERIIAVSFPRGCTEEIYSHNLKDVTRMLKSKHADNYLIINLSEKRHDLTRMNPKTLDTGWPDMHAPPLDKICTICKAMESWLNADPLHVVVIHCRGGKGRIGVVISSFVHFTDISASADQALDRFAMRKYYDDKVSALMTPSQKRYVWILNSLLSGSMKINASPLFLHCVILHGIPNFDATGVCRPYIKVYQGMQAVYSSGIYHIGPGHRDRVCITLEPAQLLKGDIMIKCYHKSDITSEREVIFRMQFHTGAVQGYNLMFEKEDMETANKDPRFADYGKVELVFSEGPEKIQGADRWQNGADVIVDYNTADPLIRWDSYQNICDVEAPRSQGLTQDKAANKRNPSGGEATLGRGARTTSATSSPDHSDHALSVSSDSGLSSTSLWADRPTPVPANTNTNTIRPNQGPSQQERVQLKRLLSGFGLEDTSLEEMGDQGPRVAIQQIVPAQVHINGDTRPRERETDILDDEVITGHDLHSVDSLGTLSSSCHKSSQNSLLSDGFGSPGGEEQQNQIQHHLHHPAPPHMEEYERAYAETKRGCLSTRSNSVASANPSSAPMPKQHVYRQGSYSTQSWVRQQQMVAAQQFIYMPENGNDTERYQGNKQGSSLPKASLPTEKQGPTRDMATDALRNSVPHKEQATMNNNNNNKRDEEFKSLTIDIDNSIDQLNQLIMDLDPTFLPKSNNGGSIKRNGGTPASGSVSKLSNGINLRLNDNTTATVKNTQQTGKTVRQSGPVRGRGGVTRSLSRQGSDVTDHPVFCNSGWGVTEEYRGQRTYSPCVPPSQHSMLYRSDSADYRAQVPDMDSGVEAGSDMTPPTPAFPISPPTPYVKSMSEFNHLRQTPSPSMQSYGGYRTENEPRGYPEMISHVGVDSLTDPSINCHRTLSATHSASIVGTSLQWTDSSSTNQSWPEHPVLSRHSSLSSYPVNRQPPLHAMSLDYGHHSPPLHHPHIHPAPNAHSSPRSIQRSRMARYAHSRSPAQSFDEHDDLALGYVTDCPNTTSSLLGNGSMDMEMLTSMDGQNLLQLPQIQPPLLPEKKRVSDGEHSLGTASPALSGFSSPHSGSSLSIPFPNVLPELAAQTLGTSSPLPDVLASKQVTVKFVQDTSKFWYKPDISRDQAISVLKDKEPGCFIVRDSHSFRGAYGLAMKVATPPPSVLQQTKKGGDLSSELVRHFLIECTQKGVRLKGCPNEPYFGSLTALVCQHSITPLALPCKLIIPDRDPLEDVVETSSQSVTNSAAELLKQGAACNVWYLGSVEMESLTGVQAVQKATSMSLSSNPPPTSTVVHFKVSSQGITLTDNQRKLFFRRHYNVNTVIFCALDPQDRKWKKDGCTSAKVFGFVARKSGTSMDNVCHLFAEHDPEQPASAIVNFVSKVMIGSQKSK, from the exons ATGGAGGAGGGATATGAACTCGACCTGACTTACATCACAGAGCGAATCATTGCTGTGTCCTTCCCCCGGGGCTGCACAGAGGAGATCTACTCTCACAATCTGAAGGATGTCACTCGAATGCTCAAGTCCAAGCATGCCGATAATTACCTG ATTATCAACCTGTCAGAGAAAAGACATGATCTCACTAGAATGAACCCCAAG ACTCTGGATACAGGCTGGCCTGACATGCACGCTCCACCCCTGGATAAGATCTGCACCATCTGTAAGGCCATGGAGAGCTGGCTCAATGCTGACCCCCTTCATGTGGTGGTTATACACTGCAGG GGCGGCAAGGGTCGAATTGGTGTTGTCATCTCATCCTTTGTGCATTTCACCGACATATCAGCCAG TGCTGATCAGGCGTTGGACCGCTTTGCGATGAGGAAATACTACGATGATAAGGTCTCAGCTTTGATGACACCCTCGCAGAAACG GTATGTTTGGATCCTCAACAGTCTTCTAAGTGGATCCATGAAGATCAACGCCTCACCCTTGTTCCTGCACTGCGTCATTCTACACGGGATCCCAAACTTCGACGCCACTGGAG tgtgTCGTCCATACATCAAGGTTTACCAGGGAATGCAAGCAGTGTATTCATCTGGAATCTA TCACATTGGTCCGGGCCACAGAGACCGTGTATGCATCACCCTGGAGCCTGCCCAGCTTCTAAAAGGAGACATTATg attAAATGCTATCACAAGAGTGATATAACGTCAGAACGTGAAGTTATTTTCCGGATGCAGTTCCACACGGGAGCAGTGCAGGGCTACAACCTGATGTTTGAAAAAGAGGACATGGAGACTGCCAACAAAG ATCCCAGATTTGCAGATTATGGTAAAGTAGAGCTGGTGTTCTCGGAGGGACCAGAGAAAATCCAAG GTGCCGACAGGTGGCAGAATGGGGCGGATGTTATTGTGGACTACAACACAGCAGATCCTCTAATCCGCTGGGACTCCTACCAGAACATCTGTGATGTTGAAG CACCACGCTCTCAAGGCCTAACCCAGGACAAGGCGGCTAACAAGAGGAACCCTAGCGGAGGAGAGGCGACGCTGGGCAGAGGGGCCCGCACGACCTCCGCCACATCCAGCCCAGACCACAGCGACCACGCCCTCTCTGTCAGCAGTGACTCAGGCCTGTCTAGCACTTCTCTGTGGGCGGACAGACCCACACCTGTACCTGCCAataccaacaccaacaccataAGGCCTAACCAGGGCCCCAGCCAGCAGGAAAGGGTCCAGCTAAAGCGCCTTTTGAGCGGCTTTGGTCTCGAGGACACCTCACTGGAGGAGATGGGTGATCAAGGCCCCAGAGTGGCCATCCAGCAGATAGTCCCAGCCCAGGTGCACATAAACGGAGACACCAGACCCCGAGAGAGGGAAACGGACATCCTGGATGATGAGGTCATTACAGGTCACGATCTGCACAGTGTGGACAGTTTAGGGACCTTGTCGTCCTCCTGCCACAAGAGCAGCCAGAACTCCCTGCTGTCAGATGGCTTCGGGAGtcctggaggagaggagcagcaaAACCAAATCCagcaccacctccaccaccctGCCCCCCCTCACATGGAGGAATATGAGAGAGCCTATGCTGAGACTAAAAGGGGCTGTCTGAGCACCAGGAGCAACTCTGTGGCCTCCGCTAATCCCAGCAGTGCTCCCATGCCCAAGCAGCATGTCTACAGACAGGGAAGCTATTCCACACAGTCCTGGGTTCGCCAGCAGCAGATGGTTGCTGCACAACAATTTATCTACATGCCTGAGAATGGAAACGATACGGAAAGATACCAAGGGAACAAGCAAGGGAGCAGTTTACCCAAAGCTAGCCTGCCAACTGAAAAACAGGGCCCTACCAGGGACATGGCAACAGATGCTCTGAGAAACAGTGTGCCACACAAGGAGCAAGCTACgatgaacaataataacaacaacaaacggGACGAGGAATTCAAATCTCTAACGATAGACATTGACAACTCCATCGACCAGCTCAACCAGCTGATCATGGACCTGGATCCCACATTTCTGCCGAAATCGAACAATGGAGGCTCCATAAAGAGGAACGGTGGGACGCCAGCAAGCGGCTCCGTGTCCAAATTGTCGAACGGTATCAATCTCAGACTCAACGATAATACCACAGCaactgtgaaaaacacacagcagacaggtaagacagtcagacagtctgg TCCAGTGAGGGGCCGGGGGGGCGTCACGCGCAGTCTGAGTCGCCAAGGAAGTGATGTCACGGATCACCCAGTGTTCTGTAACTCGGGCTGGGGTGTAACAGAGGAGTACCGGGGCCAGCGGACGTACTCACCCTGTGTGCCACCATCCCAG CACTCCATGTTGTACAGGTCTGACAGTGCTGACTACAGGGCCCAGGTCCCAGACATGGACAGCGGGGTAGAGGCAGGAAGTGACATGACTCCACCCACTCCTGCATTCCCTATCTCTCCGCCAACACCTTATG tgaaaaGTATGTCAGAATTTAACCATCTCAGGCAAACACCGTCTCCTAGCATGCAGTCGTATGGAGGCTACAGAACAGAAAACG AACCCCGGGGATACCCAGAGATGATCAGTCATGTTGGAGTGGACAGTTTAACGGACCCCTCCATCAACTGCCACAGGACGCTAAGTGCTACACACTCTGCCTCTATTGTTGGGACCAGCCTTCAGTGGACAGACAG TTCATCCACGAACCAATCCTGGCCAGAGCATCCCGTCCTGAGCCGCCACTCGTCTCTGAGCAGCTACCCAGTTAACAGACAACCACCGCTGCACGCCATGTCACTGGACTATGGTCACCACTCTCCCCCCCTGCACCACCCCCACATCCACCCCGCCCCCAACGCCCACAGCTCTCCTCGAAGCATCCAGAGAAGCCGAATGGCTCGCTATGCTCACAGCCGCAGTCCAGCTCAAAGCTTTGACGAGCACGATGACTTGGCTCTCGGGTATGTCACGGACTGTCCAAACACCACCTCCAGTCTGCTTGGAAATGGAAGCATGGATATGGAAATGTTGACCTCCATGGATGGGCAAAATCTGTTACAGCTGCCCCAGATCCAGCCTCCTCTTCTGCCTGAGAAGAAGAGGGTGTCAGATGGGGAGCATTCGCTAGGGACTGCTTCTCCAGCCCTCAGTGGGTTCTCGAGTCCCCACAGTGGGAGCTCCCTGAGTATTCCCTTCCCAAACGTTTTGCCTGAACTCGCTGCTCAGACGCTGGGCACATCCTCACCTCTGCCAG ATGTACTGGCCAGCAAGCAGGTTACTGTAAAATTTGTGCAGGACACATCAAAATTCTGGTACAAGCCAGATATCTCAAGGGATCAAG CCATTTCAGTCTTGAAGGACAAGGAGCCTGGTTGCTTCATTGTCCGGGACAGCCATTCCTTCAGAGGGGCTTATGGACTGGCAATGAAGGTTGCTACCCCCCCACCCTCAGTTCTCCAACAGACCAAGAAAG GAGGCGATCTATCCAGTGAATTAGTACGCCACTTCCTGATTGAGTGTACACAGAAAGGTGTGCGGCTGAAGGGTTGCCCCAATGAGCCCTATTTTG gaAGCTTAACCGCGCTAGTCTGCCAACATTCAATCACCCCCTTGGCCCTTCCCTGCAAACTTATCATACCTGacagag ATCCGCTTGAAGATGTTGTGGAGACTAGCTCACAATCTGTCACCAACTCTGCGGCTGAGCTGCTTAAACAGGGTGCAG CCTGTAATGTGTGGTACCTTGGCTCCGTGGAGATGGAGTCACTAACAGGCGTCCAGGCGGTGCAGAAAGCCACCAGTATGTCCCTGAGCTCCAACCCTCCACCAACCTCCACTGTCGTTCACTTCAAGGTGTCTTCACAGGGAATCACCCTCACTGACAACCAGAGGAA GCTGTTCTTCAGGAGGCATTACAATGTGAATACTGTCATATTTTGTGCTTTGGACCCTCAAGATAGAAA GTGGAAAAAAGATGGCTGCACTTCAGCAAA GGTTTTTGGCTTTGTGGCGAGGAAATCTGGCACTTCCATGGACAATGTGTGTCACCTGTTTGCAGAGCATGACCCTGAGCAACCAGCAAGCGCCATCGTCAACTTTGTATCCAAAGTGATGATTGGCTCGCAGAAGAGTAAGTAG